A single window of Salvia splendens isolate huo1 chromosome 8, SspV2, whole genome shotgun sequence DNA harbors:
- the LOC121743607 gene encoding uncharacterized protein LOC121743607: MGVVEEGWGGWAPTPGGAPLYIQKDDHWTHFDNSVNAVSFGFVATAILISMFLVMAIFEKFLRTTSPLDSRRRLSDLESQNHIVAFNSKLRYPSSPKISVNAREVSVVMPGNKIPTFIAHPAPVPCPPERVQWPPHQL; this comes from the exons ATGGGCGTGGTAGAAGAGGGTTGGGGCGGTTGGGCGCCGACCCCTGGCGGCGCTCCCCTCTACATCCAGAAAGATGATCATTGGACCCACTTCGACAACTCTGTCAATGCGGTGTCGTTTGGCTTCGTCGCCACCGCCATCCTCATCTCCATGTTCCTTGTCATGGCCATCTTCGAGAAGTTCCTCAGAACCACCTCTCCCCTCGATTCCCGCCGCCGCCTCTCCGACCTCGAGTCCCAGAATCATATTGTTGCCTTCAATTCCAAGCTCCGATACCCCTCATCTCCTAAA ATAAGTGTAAATGCAAGAGAAGTATCGGTGGTGATGCCGGGCAACAAGATCCCGACCTTCATCGCACATCCTGCTCCGGTGCCTTGCCCACCGGAGCGAGTGCAGTGGCCGCCACATCAGCTATAA